A genomic segment from Corylus avellana chromosome ca5, CavTom2PMs-1.0 encodes:
- the LOC132181575 gene encoding uncharacterized protein LOC132181575: MARDFGPLVGAHVDDAGIALESSGGLLLLGMIIMSLSIISMLIFACADDNSGKRRKRKGDAGPDCGDECINCGCGPCGGGGNCGGDGGAGGCGGGGGGGGCGGGGGGGGC; this comes from the coding sequence ATGGCGAGAGATTTTGGCCCTCTAGTTGGTGCCCATGTCGATGATGCAGGTATTGCGTTGGAGAGCTCGGGTGGCCTACTTTTGCTCGGCATGATCATCATGTCCCTCTCAATTATATCCATGCTCATCTTTGCTTGTGCTGATGATAACTCTGGAAAACGTCGCAAGAGGAAAGGCGATGCCGGTCCCGATTGCGGCGATGAATGTATCAATTGTGGATGTGGTCCATGTGGAGGTGGTGGCAATTgtggtggtgatggtggtgCTGGTGGTTGTGgcggaggtggtggtggtggtggttgtggCGGCGGCGGCGGTGGCGGCggatgttga